The genomic stretch CGTTGACGCACGCTGGGAAGAGAGAGAGCAGGAGACGACCGGCGGCCAAGACGGGTGTGAAATGCTCGTAGAAAACGACCTTGGCGTACGTACTTGCTCATGGTGGACCAAACACGCACCAAACTCGCTCGCCCGGAGGTAGCAATTGGCTGCAGCGGGCATCCTTCCAAACAACTTCCGAGCGAACGAACCCAAATTGACCGGCGAACGATGCGTTTGCGTATGCACTCATGCATGGGTTGGATTGGAATTTGACCACTCCGCACTCTTGGACTGGAGACCGGAAAACGGAAAAGAAACCGGTGAAGCAGCGTTTTCGCACTTGATTTGTTCaaactccttttcttcttctttgcgaTGAATGATTTGTTCAAGACTGAAAGGtgattgagctcgatgatgataaAGATTCTCCCTGAATGGATGCTCGAGAGCCCTTGGAACGCAATGATTCTGCTGGAATCCGAGTAAGCAGAGTTCAATTCCCAAAGTAATCCAGAGACATTGTTGATTTGTTCAAACTCCAAAGGTGCACggtcgatgatgatgaagattcttCCTGAATGGATGCTCCAGAGCCTTCGAAACGCAATGATTCTGCTGCAGTTTCATGCAGAGAAGAAATTATTGTGTTGGACTTTGGAAATGAGGCCCCTGTGAAAGCAAGATTGTTGAGAATCTAGAAAATTTCTCATCGAGATCATGTACAGCCACCAAGAACAAAATGTGTGGTAAAATGAGATACCACACACACAGACAGACCTCCAATCTAACCCAAAGAAAAAATTGAACTAACCAACATATTTCCAAGAACATTGCTTCCTTCCTTCCCGGGCTAATCACAGTTTGAAACTCCTGAACAAAATTtaagaaagaagaaggagaaataaTCTAATCCCCGATCCTCCCAGACAGCTCCATGGACGTCATGGAGAGGCTGGACGAGCTGTTcctgtagccgccgccgccggtggcgcggcCTTCGCGATCGCGGCTGCCGTTCCCTCCGGTGCTGCCCTCGCAGAACGCGAACGCCGTCTCGAGGTTAGCCACGATGTCCGCCATGGCGGGCCGGTCCTTCCCCTCCAGCCGCACGCAGTGCACGGCGGTGTAGGCCACCAGCTCCACGGCCTCGGCCTCGTTCGGGGTGGGCTCCGGCGCGCGCCCGTCCAGCACCTTGCCGAGCTCCCCGGCGACGATGCTCGGCTGCGCGTAGTCCACCACGCTCACggggtccccgccgccgccggcgtccctGAACAGCGCGCGCTTCCCGGTGAGCGTCTCCAGCATCACCACGCCGAAGCCGTACACGTCGCTCTTCACGGTGAGGTGGTGCATGCCGTAGTACTCCGGGTCCATGTACCCCACCGTgccggcggccttcatggccacgTGCTGCTGCGGTGGCGCCCCCGCCAAGTCGTCCGAGTCCGGCGACGACGGGCCCATGAGCGAGAGGCCGAAGTCGGAGACGCGCGCCACCCAGCTGCCGTCCAGCAGGATGTTGGAGGACTTGATGTCGCGGTGGATGATGGGCGGCACGGCGTACGAGTGCAGGTACTCGATGCCGCGCGACGCGTCCAGGAGAATCTTGATGCGCAGCTTCCACGACGACATCACCGGCGATACCAATGGCGGCTCGCCGTCGACGATGTGGGCTGGTTTGGGGTGGAGGTGGTCGTAGAGCGCGCCGTTCTTCATGAACTCGTAGACCAGCAGCCGCTCGTCGTTCTCCTCGCAGTACCCCACGAGGCCGACGAGGTGCTTGTGGTGGAGGCGCGACAGGAAGGCCAGCTCCGACCGGAACGCGCTCTCCTTCTCCTGGAACTTGCGCGCCAGCGACTCGCCCCGCTTGATGGCCACCTCCCGCCCGTCGGGGAGCTTGCCGCGGTACACCGTGCCGAAGCTGCCCGCGCCGATCTGGGCCTCCGGCGAGAAGAAGTCGGCGGCGGCCGCCAGCTGCGCGAAGGTGTACTCCTCGGTCTGGTCCTTGAAGGAGGACGGCCCGCTCCGCTGCCGCGTCATGGCGCGCGAGAGCTGCCGCCGGAAGAGGAACCCGCGCGCGCGGGACCCGTTCGGGGAGCCGTAGGGGCTGGCGGTGGCGCCGACGGCGACGTTATTatcggccgcggcggcgggggcggcgccggTGCCGGTGCCTCCGGGGAGGTTGGGCTGGACGGAGTTGTGGATCCTCTTGTGGCTGCAGAAGCCGAAGACGAAGCAGTAGACGATGGAGCAGAGCCCCACGAAGGCGCCGACCGCGCCAACGACGGCGAACGCGATCCACCTCTTGGACACGCCCTTTGAGGAACTCGCCGCCGCAGTCGTCGGCGGCGAAGCgggtggcgccggcgccggcggaggtGCGGAAGCCTCGCAAATCCTCTTGCAGATGACGCTGCCGGGGGACCCCGCGCCCGCGCAGATTTGGCCCGACCCGGGGAAGGCGTCGCAGTCGCAGGAGGAAGGATCGGGGACGCAGGTGCCGGGGAGAACGGATGGTAGAGACGACAGCTCGACGGCCGCGTTGTCGGCGGAGGTGGCGGACCAGCAGACGACGGTGTAGTTGGCGGAGACGAGGCCGCAGGTGAGGTTGGCGCCGGCGACGAGGAACTCGAAGGCGGTGCCGGGGGCCGGGTagtagacggtgggggtgggcccCGCGAGGCTCCAGCAGACGGCGGTGTTGTTGGGGCGGCTGAGGCCGCAGGCGTGCGAGTCGCCGACGGCGAGGCCGTGCGGGTAGAGGCCGCTCGGCGCGGCAGAGCCCGCGCCGGTGCTGCCGGAGCAGAGCACGGCGTTGGTGGCGGTGTCGACGGCGCACGCGCGGGTGCCCCCGGCCGCGAGGGAGGAGATGGAGGTGGCGTTGGCGAAGGCGGACTGCACGGTGTTACCGTTGGGTCCCCAGCAGCGGACGTTGGGGGAGGTGGAGTTGGTGGCCTCGAGCGCGCAGGTGAAGCCGTCGCCGGAGACGAGGGAGGTGAAGGCGCCCTGGATGAGCTGCGGGTAGCTGTTGCCGCCCCTCCACCATTGGATCCCGCGCGCCTGGGAGTCGTAGGCCGCGACGTGGTCGTCCCCGACGGTAAGGTCTGAGAACGGGGTTGTGCCCCTGTAGACCCGCCGGAGCTGGTACTGCGCGGAGGGGCCGGGCGGCCAGCAGAGGAGCACGGAGGGGTCGCCGGCGCCCGCGCCGAGCGCGCAGAGGTAGCCGTCGCCGCCGGAGACGCGCGAGAAGACGAGCGGCCGCGCGACGGGGGTGGCGGTGGAGTTGGAGTAGGaggtgttggtggcggcggcgaagtCGAGGCAGTAGAGGGTGCCGTTGTCGGCCGCGACGCCGCAGACCGTGGTGCCCCCCGCGATGGCGAGCGTGGACGCGGAGGCCGCGGGGGCCGCCGCGGCGAGCAGAAGGAAGAGGAGCGGCGCCGCGAGGTGGAGCGTGTGCAGCGGGGTCATtggaggaggaggttgtcggcggcggcggccgtcatTCGCGAGACGGTGGCTGGGAGTAGGAGCTGAGCGGAGCAGTAGAGGGCGGGCGGATTAAATTAGAGTGCGTGGAAAAGGTAAAAGGACGCGGCGGGGTTGGGGCCGCGACCGCGTCGGGGTTTGGACTGTGGCGATGGTCGATGGACGATGGTGGCTTCGCGCGCGGGCGCTGGTTtcttgctgcggcggcggcggcttcgtggcgtggggattcCGTTCCGTTCCGTCGGTCTCGTATACACGTGTGTCACTGTGTTGGACCGGAGACGCGGTAGAGACAGTCCGTCGGTCACTCTCGCTCTCGCTCGCTCCGCCGGCGAAACGAACCAGATCAGAAGTCGTGTCGGCTAATGGCAGGATACAAATGGAgcggtaagattctaactttctGAAAAAATGACCTATGGCATGTTTGGTTGCCAACAATACGTTTTTCGCATGCATGGAAATAAAAATCGTgcatttggttttttttttttttttgcgaaagaaatttctccaccaagattggcttctcTGTTTGTTCAAGCGCAAGAGCTAGGCCTTCATTACAAGCTAAGATTTCAGCTTCCAGGGGACTCTCACAAACAGGCAGGTATCTGCTAGCCGTGAATATAATGCTTCCATCCTCATCTCTCAATATCATGCCAATGCCTCCTTTGCCTTCCTCCTTCATCCATGCACCATCAACATTCAGTTTCGCCCACCCAGGTGTCGGTTTAGTCCAGCCCTGATCTTCCCTACTCGCCCTTGTGTGCTGCTTCCTCCTTTGACCCTTACTCTGCATATGATCATATACAATGACCGTTTTCCCTTTTGATAGATCTGCCTGAGGGTTTTGCTTGATCATGAGCAATGAGTCAACATAGCTGCAGAGAAATCTTCTGGACGCCTCCACTGGTGGTGCTTCTTTCTGATGTATAACCTCATTCCTAGCATGCCAAATTCTCCAAAaggtcatcaacatcatcattctCTCTTGCTCTGTTGCTTGATCGAGTGCCTGGAATAGCCACTCCTTGCCAGTGTTGGGGATATGCTCCTTCAACGGCCATACTTCTCTCATCGCATCCCAGAGCGCCCTCGCCATCGGACACCTGCAAAATGTGTGGTATGTGTCCTCCGGTTCCATGCCACAAAGAACACAAATGTCAGATACCTCTAGATTACGTTTCTTCTTGTTAACCCATGTAGCCAAAGAGTTAGTCACTAGCCGCCATGCAAAGACGCGTACCTTAGGGGGAGCATGGCACCCCCAAACTGTGTCCCAGACGACACGATTGCCGTCCGGTGCCCTGCTCGCTGCGCACGTAGATGTGCGATGAATGGATCCCCACGCCACCTTGTACGCGCTACTGACGGAGAAGACGCCTCGGCGGTCTGGCGCCCATGCCAGGACGTCTGTACACCGCCGCGGCGAAGCCTTGATCTTCAGAATCTCCTGCACATCCAGGCTCAAGAAGTAGCGTTGTAGGAGATCAACTCTCCATTCTCCCTCTTCCGTGAGCAGCTCAGAAACACGTCGGAGATGGCAATTCCCTCTTCTCGATATTGGGCGGTAAGAAAATGGTTTAGGCAACCAAGGATCTCTCCAGATGCGTATATCTTTGCCATCTCCCACTCTCCATACTAGACCTTTCTTCAGCAGCTCCAGCCCGTGCTGAATAGCCTACCAAGATGATGAGGCATTACCAGCAAAAATAGTATCCTCCAACCTGCCATTGGGGTAATATCGTGCCTTAAGGATAGTTGCACATAAACTGTCAGGTGTCGTCAAGAAGCGCCAGGCTTGCCGTGCAAGGAGAGCTTGATTGAAGAGCCGAAAGTCCTTAAACCCCAGACCCCCCTGATTCTTTGGGTGTGTTAGGGCCTCCCAAGATTTCCAGTGGGTCTTCCTAGCTCCTTGTTTGGATCCCCACCAATAGTTACAGACCATTCGATTTAGATCATCGCACAGGACCAACGGAAGTTTAAAGACTCCCATGATATACGTAGGAATCGACTGT from Lolium rigidum isolate FL_2022 chromosome 4, APGP_CSIRO_Lrig_0.1, whole genome shotgun sequence encodes the following:
- the LOC124647130 gene encoding putative serine/threonine-protein kinase-like protein CCR3, which encodes MTPLHTLHLAAPLLFLLLAAAAPAASASTLAIAGGTTVCGVAADNGTLYCLDFAAATNTSYSNSTATPVARPLVFSRVSGGDGYLCALGAGAGDPSVLLCWPPGPSAQYQLRRVYRGTTPFSDLTVGDDHVAAYDSQARGIQWWRGGNSYPQLIQGAFTSLVSGDGFTCALEATNSTSPNVRCWGPNGNTVQSAFANATSISSLAAGGTRACAVDTATNAVLCSGSTGAGSAAPSGLYPHGLAVGDSHACGLSRPNNTAVCWSLAGPTPTVYYPAPGTAFEFLVAGANLTCGLVSANYTVVCWSATSADNAAVELSSLPSVLPGTCVPDPSSCDCDAFPGSGQICAGAGSPGSVICKRICEASAPPPAPAPPASPPTTAAASSSKGVSKRWIAFAVVGAVGAFVGLCSIVYCFVFGFCSHKRIHNSVQPNLPGGTGTGAAPAAAADNNVAVGATASPYGSPNGSRARGFLFRRQLSRAMTRQRSGPSSFKDQTEEYTFAQLAAAADFFSPEAQIGAGSFGTVYRGKLPDGREVAIKRGESLARKFQEKESAFRSELAFLSRLHHKHLVGLVGYCEENDERLLVYEFMKNGALYDHLHPKPAHIVDGEPPLVSPVMSSWKLRIKILLDASRGIEYLHSYAVPPIIHRDIKSSNILLDGSWVARVSDFGLSLMGPSSPDSDDLAGAPPQQHVAMKAAGTVGYMDPEYYGMHHLTVKSDVYGFGVVMLETLTGKRALFRDAGGGGDPVSVVDYAQPSIVAGELGKVLDGRAPEPTPNEAEAVELVAYTAVHCVRLEGKDRPAMADIVANLETAFAFCEGSTGGNGSRDREGRATGGGGYRNSSSSLSMTSMELSGRIGD